A window from Cinclus cinclus chromosome 4, bCinCin1.1, whole genome shotgun sequence encodes these proteins:
- the POLDIP3 gene encoding polymerase delta-interacting protein 3 isoform X3, with protein sequence MADLSLDELIRKRGVTVKGRLNTRPVFGGVRSRIGIQQNLLSRSSPAVSFQRTFDARQKIGLTDARHKLGVKDAREKLVQKDARFKIKGNVQDAREMLNSRKQQSVAAEKVTKVVDAREKISLKRSTPAAISPAMGTVNPAMKITKTIQKAPVPGHSHPAGMRINVVNNHTHKQGLYDTEDDDESVSPLPSKQMKITTTNSFLHNSTGLSSNKFSLSKTVPLTKVVQNDTYTAPPAPPPPMRTKALTNMSRTLVTKEVPPKEPAPVELAFSPLEGTKMTVNNLHPRVTEEDIVELFCVCGALKRARLVHPGVAEVVFVKKEDAITAYKKYNNRCLDGQPMKCNLHMNGNVITSDQPILLRLSDTPSVKKEGEPRRSSTSASSNPPAEVDPETILKALFKSSGVSASVQPTEFKIKL encoded by the exons ACTTAACACAAGGCCAGTGTTCGGGGGCGTAAGATCTCGCATTGGGATCCAGCAAAATCTTCTGAGTAGATCATCGCCAGCTGTGAGCTTCCAGCGGACATTTGATGCCCGACAGAAGATAGGACTCACTGATGCCCGACACAAACTGGGGGTTAAAGATGCCCGAGAAAAACTGGTTCAAAAGGATGCTCGGTTCAAAATCAAAGGGAATGTGCAGGATGCTCGAGAGATGTTGAATTCCCGTAAGCAGCAAAGTGTTGCTGCTGAAAAGGTGACCAAAGTGGTGGATGCCAGAGAGAAGATCAGCTTAAAAAGGAGCACTCCAGCTGCTATCAGCCCAGCTATGGGAACAGTAAATCCAGCCATGAAAATCACCAAAACTATCCAA AAGGCTCCAGTTCCCGGACACTCTCATCCAGCAGGAATGAGGATCAATGTGGTGAACAATCATACACATAAACAG GGTCTGTATGACACAGAAGATGATGATGAAAGTGTCTCTCCCCTTCCTAGCAAACAGATGAAAATCACCACCACAAACAGTTTCCTGCACAACTCG aCTGGTCTGAGCAGCAATAAATTCTCTCTGTCCAAGACTGTTCCCCTGACTAAAGTGGTCCAGAATGATACGTACACAGCTCCACCTGCACCTCCCCCTCCTATGCGGACAAAGGCCTTGACAAACATGTCCCGGACCTTAGTGACAAAGGAAGTGCCTCCAAAAGAGCCAGCACCTGTTGAG CTGGCATTCAGTCCTTTGGAAGGCACAAAGATGACCGTAAATAATCTGCATCCTCGAGTCACAGAAGAAGATATTGTT GAGTTATTCTGTGTGTGTGGTGCTCTGAAGCGAGCCCGGCTGGTGCACCCTGGAGTGGCTGAGGTAGTGTTTGTGAAGAAAGAAGATGCTATCACAGCATATAAGAAATACAACAACAGATGCTTAGATG gtCAACCAATGAAATGCAATCTTCATATGAATGGAAATGTCATCACCTCAGACCAGCCCATATTGCT CCGACTGAGTGATACTCCTTCAgtgaagaaggaaggggagcCACGCCGGTCAAGTACAAGCGCCTCCTCAAATCCCCCAGCTGAAGTGGACCCTGAAACTATCTTGAAGGCACTCTTCAAGTCCTCAGGGGTCTCTGCCTCTGTGCAGCCCacagaattcaaaattaaactCTGA
- the POLDIP3 gene encoding polymerase delta-interacting protein 3 isoform X5: MADLSLDELIRKRGVTVKGRLNTRPVFGGVRSRIGIQQNLLSRSSPAVSFQRTFDARQKIGLTDARHKLGVKDAREKLVQKDARFKIKGNVQDAREMLNSRKQQSVAAEKVTKVVDAREKISLKRSTPAAISPAMGTVNPAMKITKTIQGLYDTEDDDESVSPLPSKQMKITTTNSFLHNSTGLSSNKFSLSKTVPLTKVVQNDTYTAPPAPPPPMRTKALTNMSRTLVTKEVPPKEPAPVELAFSPLEGTKMTVNNLHPRVTEEDIVELFCVCGALKRARLVHPGVAEVVFVKKEDAITAYKKYNNRCLDGQPMKCNLHMNGNVITSDQPILLRLSDTPSVKKEGEPRRSSTSASSNPPAEVDPETILKALFKSSGVSASVQPTEFKIKL, encoded by the exons ACTTAACACAAGGCCAGTGTTCGGGGGCGTAAGATCTCGCATTGGGATCCAGCAAAATCTTCTGAGTAGATCATCGCCAGCTGTGAGCTTCCAGCGGACATTTGATGCCCGACAGAAGATAGGACTCACTGATGCCCGACACAAACTGGGGGTTAAAGATGCCCGAGAAAAACTGGTTCAAAAGGATGCTCGGTTCAAAATCAAAGGGAATGTGCAGGATGCTCGAGAGATGTTGAATTCCCGTAAGCAGCAAAGTGTTGCTGCTGAAAAGGTGACCAAAGTGGTGGATGCCAGAGAGAAGATCAGCTTAAAAAGGAGCACTCCAGCTGCTATCAGCCCAGCTATGGGAACAGTAAATCCAGCCATGAAAATCACCAAAACTATCCAA GGTCTGTATGACACAGAAGATGATGATGAAAGTGTCTCTCCCCTTCCTAGCAAACAGATGAAAATCACCACCACAAACAGTTTCCTGCACAACTCG aCTGGTCTGAGCAGCAATAAATTCTCTCTGTCCAAGACTGTTCCCCTGACTAAAGTGGTCCAGAATGATACGTACACAGCTCCACCTGCACCTCCCCCTCCTATGCGGACAAAGGCCTTGACAAACATGTCCCGGACCTTAGTGACAAAGGAAGTGCCTCCAAAAGAGCCAGCACCTGTTGAG CTGGCATTCAGTCCTTTGGAAGGCACAAAGATGACCGTAAATAATCTGCATCCTCGAGTCACAGAAGAAGATATTGTT GAGTTATTCTGTGTGTGTGGTGCTCTGAAGCGAGCCCGGCTGGTGCACCCTGGAGTGGCTGAGGTAGTGTTTGTGAAGAAAGAAGATGCTATCACAGCATATAAGAAATACAACAACAGATGCTTAGATG gtCAACCAATGAAATGCAATCTTCATATGAATGGAAATGTCATCACCTCAGACCAGCCCATATTGCT CCGACTGAGTGATACTCCTTCAgtgaagaaggaaggggagcCACGCCGGTCAAGTACAAGCGCCTCCTCAAATCCCCCAGCTGAAGTGGACCCTGAAACTATCTTGAAGGCACTCTTCAAGTCCTCAGGGGTCTCTGCCTCTGTGCAGCCCacagaattcaaaattaaactCTGA
- the POLDIP3 gene encoding polymerase delta-interacting protein 3 isoform X2 has protein sequence MADLSLDELIRKRGVTVKGRLNTRPVFGGVRSRIGIQQNLLSRSSPAVSFQRTFDARQKIGLTDARHKLGVKDAREKLVQKDARFKIKGNVQDAREMLNSRKQQSVAAEKVTKVVDAREKISLKRSTPAAISPAMGTVNPAMKITKTIQQKAPVPGHSHPAGMRINVVNNHTHKQGLYDTEDDDESVSPLPSKQMKITTTNSFLHNSTGLSSNKFSLSKTVPLTKVVQNDTYTAPPAPPPPMRTKALTNMSRTLVTKEVPPKEPAPVELAFSPLEGTKMTVNNLHPRVTEEDIVELFCVCGALKRARLVHPGVAEVVFVKKEDAITAYKKYNNRCLDGQPMKCNLHMNGNVITSDQPILLRLSDTPSVKKEGEPRRSSTSASSNPPAEVDPETILKALFKSSGVSASVQPTEFKIKL, from the exons ACTTAACACAAGGCCAGTGTTCGGGGGCGTAAGATCTCGCATTGGGATCCAGCAAAATCTTCTGAGTAGATCATCGCCAGCTGTGAGCTTCCAGCGGACATTTGATGCCCGACAGAAGATAGGACTCACTGATGCCCGACACAAACTGGGGGTTAAAGATGCCCGAGAAAAACTGGTTCAAAAGGATGCTCGGTTCAAAATCAAAGGGAATGTGCAGGATGCTCGAGAGATGTTGAATTCCCGTAAGCAGCAAAGTGTTGCTGCTGAAAAGGTGACCAAAGTGGTGGATGCCAGAGAGAAGATCAGCTTAAAAAGGAGCACTCCAGCTGCTATCAGCCCAGCTATGGGAACAGTAAATCCAGCCATGAAAATCACCAAAACTATCCAA CAGAAGGCTCCAGTTCCCGGACACTCTCATCCAGCAGGAATGAGGATCAATGTGGTGAACAATCATACACATAAACAG GGTCTGTATGACACAGAAGATGATGATGAAAGTGTCTCTCCCCTTCCTAGCAAACAGATGAAAATCACCACCACAAACAGTTTCCTGCACAACTCG aCTGGTCTGAGCAGCAATAAATTCTCTCTGTCCAAGACTGTTCCCCTGACTAAAGTGGTCCAGAATGATACGTACACAGCTCCACCTGCACCTCCCCCTCCTATGCGGACAAAGGCCTTGACAAACATGTCCCGGACCTTAGTGACAAAGGAAGTGCCTCCAAAAGAGCCAGCACCTGTTGAG CTGGCATTCAGTCCTTTGGAAGGCACAAAGATGACCGTAAATAATCTGCATCCTCGAGTCACAGAAGAAGATATTGTT GAGTTATTCTGTGTGTGTGGTGCTCTGAAGCGAGCCCGGCTGGTGCACCCTGGAGTGGCTGAGGTAGTGTTTGTGAAGAAAGAAGATGCTATCACAGCATATAAGAAATACAACAACAGATGCTTAGATG gtCAACCAATGAAATGCAATCTTCATATGAATGGAAATGTCATCACCTCAGACCAGCCCATATTGCT CCGACTGAGTGATACTCCTTCAgtgaagaaggaaggggagcCACGCCGGTCAAGTACAAGCGCCTCCTCAAATCCCCCAGCTGAAGTGGACCCTGAAACTATCTTGAAGGCACTCTTCAAGTCCTCAGGGGTCTCTGCCTCTGTGCAGCCCacagaattcaaaattaaactCTGA
- the POLDIP3 gene encoding polymerase delta-interacting protein 3 isoform X4: protein MADLSLDELIRKRGVTVKGRLNTRPVFGGVRSRIGIQQNLLSRSSPAVSFQRTFDARQKIGLTDARHKLGVKDAREKLVQKDARFKIKGNVQDAREMLNSRKQQSVAAEKVTKVVDAREKISLKRSTPAAISPAMGTVNPAMKITKTIQVGKQKAPVPGHSHPAGMRINVVNNHTHKQGLYDTEDDDESVSPLPSKQMKITTTNSFLHNSTGLSSNKFSLSKTVPLTKVVQNDTYTAPPAPPPPMRTKALTNMSRTLVTKEVPPKEPAPVELAFSPLEGTKMTVNNLHPRVTEEDIVELFCVCGALKRARLVHPGVAEVVFVKKEDAITAYKKYNNRCLDGQPMKCNLHMNGNVITSDQPILLRLSDTPSVKKEGEPRRSSTSASSNPPAEVDPETILKALFKSSGVSASVQPTEFKIKL, encoded by the exons ACTTAACACAAGGCCAGTGTTCGGGGGCGTAAGATCTCGCATTGGGATCCAGCAAAATCTTCTGAGTAGATCATCGCCAGCTGTGAGCTTCCAGCGGACATTTGATGCCCGACAGAAGATAGGACTCACTGATGCCCGACACAAACTGGGGGTTAAAGATGCCCGAGAAAAACTGGTTCAAAAGGATGCTCGGTTCAAAATCAAAGGGAATGTGCAGGATGCTCGAGAGATGTTGAATTCCCGTAAGCAGCAAAGTGTTGCTGCTGAAAAGGTGACCAAAGTGGTGGATGCCAGAGAGAAGATCAGCTTAAAAAGGAGCACTCCAGCTGCTATCAGCCCAGCTATGGGAACAGTAAATCCAGCCATGAAAATCACCAAAACTATCCAAGTAGGTAAA CAGAAGGCTCCAGTTCCCGGACACTCTCATCCAGCAGGAATGAGGATCAATGTGGTGAACAATCATACACATAAACAG GGTCTGTATGACACAGAAGATGATGATGAAAGTGTCTCTCCCCTTCCTAGCAAACAGATGAAAATCACCACCACAAACAGTTTCCTGCACAACTCG aCTGGTCTGAGCAGCAATAAATTCTCTCTGTCCAAGACTGTTCCCCTGACTAAAGTGGTCCAGAATGATACGTACACAGCTCCACCTGCACCTCCCCCTCCTATGCGGACAAAGGCCTTGACAAACATGTCCCGGACCTTAGTGACAAAGGAAGTGCCTCCAAAAGAGCCAGCACCTGTTGAG CTGGCATTCAGTCCTTTGGAAGGCACAAAGATGACCGTAAATAATCTGCATCCTCGAGTCACAGAAGAAGATATTGTT GAGTTATTCTGTGTGTGTGGTGCTCTGAAGCGAGCCCGGCTGGTGCACCCTGGAGTGGCTGAGGTAGTGTTTGTGAAGAAAGAAGATGCTATCACAGCATATAAGAAATACAACAACAGATGCTTAGATG gtCAACCAATGAAATGCAATCTTCATATGAATGGAAATGTCATCACCTCAGACCAGCCCATATTGCT CCGACTGAGTGATACTCCTTCAgtgaagaaggaaggggagcCACGCCGGTCAAGTACAAGCGCCTCCTCAAATCCCCCAGCTGAAGTGGACCCTGAAACTATCTTGAAGGCACTCTTCAAGTCCTCAGGGGTCTCTGCCTCTGTGCAGCCCacagaattcaaaattaaactCTGA
- the POLDIP3 gene encoding polymerase delta-interacting protein 3 isoform X1, translating to MADLSLDELIRKRGVTVKGRLNTRPVFGGVRSRIGIQQNLLSRSSPAVSFQRTFDARQKIGLTDARHKLGVKDAREKLVQKDARFKIKGNVQDAREMLNSRKQQSVAAEKVTKVVDAREKISLKRSTPAAISPAMGTVNPAMKITKTIQVGKASQPLSPSKAPVPGHSHPAGMRINVVNNHTHKQGLYDTEDDDESVSPLPSKQMKITTTNSFLHNSTGLSSNKFSLSKTVPLTKVVQNDTYTAPPAPPPPMRTKALTNMSRTLVTKEVPPKEPAPVELAFSPLEGTKMTVNNLHPRVTEEDIVELFCVCGALKRARLVHPGVAEVVFVKKEDAITAYKKYNNRCLDGQPMKCNLHMNGNVITSDQPILLRLSDTPSVKKEGEPRRSSTSASSNPPAEVDPETILKALFKSSGVSASVQPTEFKIKL from the exons ACTTAACACAAGGCCAGTGTTCGGGGGCGTAAGATCTCGCATTGGGATCCAGCAAAATCTTCTGAGTAGATCATCGCCAGCTGTGAGCTTCCAGCGGACATTTGATGCCCGACAGAAGATAGGACTCACTGATGCCCGACACAAACTGGGGGTTAAAGATGCCCGAGAAAAACTGGTTCAAAAGGATGCTCGGTTCAAAATCAAAGGGAATGTGCAGGATGCTCGAGAGATGTTGAATTCCCGTAAGCAGCAAAGTGTTGCTGCTGAAAAGGTGACCAAAGTGGTGGATGCCAGAGAGAAGATCAGCTTAAAAAGGAGCACTCCAGCTGCTATCAGCCCAGCTATGGGAACAGTAAATCCAGCCATGAAAATCACCAAAACTATCCAAGTAGGTAAAGCGAGTCAACCTCTGAGCCCCTCA AAGGCTCCAGTTCCCGGACACTCTCATCCAGCAGGAATGAGGATCAATGTGGTGAACAATCATACACATAAACAG GGTCTGTATGACACAGAAGATGATGATGAAAGTGTCTCTCCCCTTCCTAGCAAACAGATGAAAATCACCACCACAAACAGTTTCCTGCACAACTCG aCTGGTCTGAGCAGCAATAAATTCTCTCTGTCCAAGACTGTTCCCCTGACTAAAGTGGTCCAGAATGATACGTACACAGCTCCACCTGCACCTCCCCCTCCTATGCGGACAAAGGCCTTGACAAACATGTCCCGGACCTTAGTGACAAAGGAAGTGCCTCCAAAAGAGCCAGCACCTGTTGAG CTGGCATTCAGTCCTTTGGAAGGCACAAAGATGACCGTAAATAATCTGCATCCTCGAGTCACAGAAGAAGATATTGTT GAGTTATTCTGTGTGTGTGGTGCTCTGAAGCGAGCCCGGCTGGTGCACCCTGGAGTGGCTGAGGTAGTGTTTGTGAAGAAAGAAGATGCTATCACAGCATATAAGAAATACAACAACAGATGCTTAGATG gtCAACCAATGAAATGCAATCTTCATATGAATGGAAATGTCATCACCTCAGACCAGCCCATATTGCT CCGACTGAGTGATACTCCTTCAgtgaagaaggaaggggagcCACGCCGGTCAAGTACAAGCGCCTCCTCAAATCCCCCAGCTGAAGTGGACCCTGAAACTATCTTGAAGGCACTCTTCAAGTCCTCAGGGGTCTCTGCCTCTGTGCAGCCCacagaattcaaaattaaactCTGA